The segment CTGCCGCAAGAGATTGGAGCTATCATTCACCGCGAACCATTGACGATCGACCTGCTAGGAAAACGATTCTTCTTAGCTCATGGCGACGAGGTTGATTACCGCAGCCGGGCTTTCCGTATCATCCGTCAGATTTTCCGCAACCGTTTCTGCCAAATCCTATATAGCGCGATTCATCCTCGCTGGACTTTCGGCTTTGCTTTAGGCTGGTCTCTCAGCAGTCGGAAGAAAGGTTTGAAGAAGGAAGAAGAAGTTTCCTACCAAGGTGAAAGCTCGGAATACCTGGTTGTATTTGCCAAACAGTATCTGCAAACGCATCCGGATATCAATTTCTTTATCTTCGGTCATCGGCACATCATGCTCGACCTGATGCTTTCACGAACCAGTCGCCTGTTGATTGCCGGAGACTGGATGCAGCATTTCTCCTACATCGTCTGGGACGGTGAGTACCTTTATATGGACCAGTTCGAAGCCGAATAACATCACTAATTTCCAAATTCTATGAATGTTAAAGCCAAAGGATATATTTTAGGCGCCATAGCGGCAGCTACTTATGGAATGAACCCGTTATTTGCCCTGCCGCTTTATAAAGATGGAATGAATCCGGATTCGGTTCTTTTCTTCCGCTACCTATTCGCCATTCCGATCATGGCCGTGATGATCAAATCCAGAAGAAGAAGTTTCAGACTTCAGAGAAAGGAAATACTGCCTTTAATCATCATGGGCCTGCTGCTATCTCTTTCTTCTTTAGCGCTGTTCCTCAGCTATAACTATATGGAAGCCGGCATTGCTTCTACCCTGCTCTTCGTCTATCCGATCATGGTCGCATTGATTATGAGCTGCGTATTCAAGGAAGCCCTCAAGCCGCTTACTATCTTCTGCATCTTCCTGGCCTTGTCAGGCATTGCCCTGCTATATCAGGGAGACAACGGACAGCCCATCAGTCTGCAAGGTATCCTGCTGGTTATGGTTTCGGCTCTCTCTTATGCCATTTATATTGTAGGCGTCAACCGTTCTACCCTGAAAGAAATACCGACGGTAAAACTGACTTTCTACGTATTGCTCTTCGGTGTCTCTCTCTTTGTCTTCCGCGTTGATTTCGGCCAGTCGGTGATTGTTCCCGACAAATGGTATCTGTGGGGAAATCTGATTGCCTTAGCAGCTTTGCCGACAGCCCTTTCCTTTCTCTGTACGACACAGGCCATCCAATACATCGGTTCCACGCCAACAGCTATCCTTGGTGCCTTGGAACCGCTGACGGCCTTATTCTTCGGAATCTTGCTGTTCGGTGAAACACTGACCGTCCAATTAGGTTGCGGTATCGCACTGATTCTGATAGCCGTCACACTGATCATTGCCGGAAATAACATTTCCCAGCATCTGATCCGTTTCCGAAAGTTGTTTCCCAAACTGCCTTTACGCAGGAACAAGGCTCCGCGTCAATGAAGTCGCCCTTCATCGGCAAAGCTGAAATAACGGGTATCAGCGATGATCACATGATCCAGTACCTGCATATCCAGCAGCTTGGCAGCCTGTTGGATACGGCGGGTCAGCTGTTCGTCGGCCGAACTGGGGCGCAAAGCTCCTGAAGGATGGTTATGGCAGAGTATAATTCCGGAAGCCAGTACATTCAAGGCTCCTTTCAAAAGCAGTTTGATATCGGCCACTGTTTCCGAAACACCGCCCTGACTTAATTTCACCTTGTCGATCACCCGATTGGAACGGTTCAGATAAGCTACCCAGAACTCTTCGTGAGATAAATCAGCCAACAATGGAAAGAACAGATTATAAACGTCACGGCTGCAACTGATTTGCGGACGGACAACCGGTTCGGCTTCCCGGCGCCGGCGTCCTAATTCCAGAGCCGCCAGGATCGTTACACCTTTGGCCACACCAATGCCCCGGAAACCTGAAGTCAAATCGTTCAACGACAGTTTGCCTAACATATATAAATTATTATTGACGGTATTCAAAATACGCTGGGAAAGCTGGATAGCCGATTCATCTTTCGAACCGGAACCAATCAGAATAGCCAACAACTCGGCATTGCTTAAGGAAGTTATTCCCCGGAGAAGGACTTTCTCCCGCGGACGGTCGTCTTCCGCCCACTCTTTAATGGTCAGATTTTTCATAGCCAGGTAGATTATGTTTCATGAAAAAAGAAACGCCGTTGGGCAATTGCTCCAGCAACTACACTCCGGCGTTTCCTGATATCCTTTACAAATTAACGGACACGACCTACGTATGATCCGTCTTGTGTATTGATTTCGATGATCTCGCCTTCGTTGATGAACAACGGAACACGTACTTCTGCACCTGTTTCAACAGTAGCCGGTTTCAATGTGTTAGTAGCTGTATCACCTTTGATACCCGGTTCGGTGTAAGTAACAGCCAACTGAACCTTAACAGGCATATCAGCATACAGCACTGTTTCAGTAGAAGCGTCTGATACGACATCAACAATTTCTCCTTCTTTCATGAAATCAACACCGTTGATCAGCTCCTTGTCGATGATTACATCTTCGAAAGTTTCCTGGTTCATGAAATGATAGTGTTCACCTTCCCGATATGTATATTGATAAGGGCGACGTTCTACACGTACATCTTCCAGTTTTTCACCGATGTTGAAGCGGCGTTCGATAACACCACCTTTCACTACATCTTTCAGTGTTGTACGCATGATTGTATTACCTTTACCCGGCTTTACATGCAAGAAATCTATACAAAAATAAAGTTTACCGTCGAGACGGATACAAGTACCTTTCTTAATGTCTTGTGAGTTAATCATATTTGTTTTCTTTATGTTATAATTATTTGCTACATGAATAGATGATGCAAAATTACGACTTTCCGCTAAATCTGCAAAAATCCGAATTGCTTTCTGCCTTATTTTTCATAACTTTCGGGCGTTAATT is part of the Parabacteroides sp. AD58 genome and harbors:
- a CDS encoding UDP-2,3-diacylglucosamine diphosphatase, producing METSRTKIYFASDAHLGARFHADPRAVEKKLVRWLDSIKQDALAVWFLGDMFDYWYEYKYVVPKGFTRFLGKLAELSDSGIEIHIFIGNHDIWMFDYLPQEIGAIIHREPLTIDLLGKRFFLAHGDEVDYRSRAFRIIRQIFRNRFCQILYSAIHPRWTFGFALGWSLSSRKKGLKKEEEVSYQGESSEYLVVFAKQYLQTHPDINFFIFGHRHIMLDLMLSRTSRLLIAGDWMQHFSYIVWDGEYLYMDQFEAE
- a CDS encoding DMT family transporter, producing MNVKAKGYILGAIAAATYGMNPLFALPLYKDGMNPDSVLFFRYLFAIPIMAVMIKSRRRSFRLQRKEILPLIIMGLLLSLSSLALFLSYNYMEAGIASTLLFVYPIMVALIMSCVFKEALKPLTIFCIFLALSGIALLYQGDNGQPISLQGILLVMVSALSYAIYIVGVNRSTLKEIPTVKLTFYVLLFGVSLFVFRVDFGQSVIVPDKWYLWGNLIALAALPTALSFLCTTQAIQYIGSTPTAILGALEPLTALFFGILLFGETLTVQLGCGIALILIAVTLIIAGNNISQHLIRFRKLFPKLPLRRNKAPRQ
- the radC gene encoding RadC family protein, producing MKNLTIKEWAEDDRPREKVLLRGITSLSNAELLAILIGSGSKDESAIQLSQRILNTVNNNLYMLGKLSLNDLTSGFRGIGVAKGVTILAALELGRRRREAEPVVRPQISCSRDVYNLFFPLLADLSHEEFWVAYLNRSNRVIDKVKLSQGGVSETVADIKLLLKGALNVLASGIILCHNHPSGALRPSSADEQLTRRIQQAAKLLDMQVLDHVIIADTRYFSFADEGRLH
- the efp gene encoding elongation factor P, whose amino-acid sequence is MINSQDIKKGTCIRLDGKLYFCIDFLHVKPGKGNTIMRTTLKDVVKGGVIERRFNIGEKLEDVRVERRPYQYTYREGEHYHFMNQETFEDVIIDKELINGVDFMKEGEIVDVVSDASTETVLYADMPVKVQLAVTYTEPGIKGDTATNTLKPATVETGAEVRVPLFINEGEIIEINTQDGSYVGRVR